The Mytilus galloprovincialis chromosome 7, xbMytGall1.hap1.1, whole genome shotgun sequence genome has a window encoding:
- the LOC143083619 gene encoding retinoic acid receptor beta-like isoform X2, whose protein sequence is MRYKIKRMDFLKFCDFAVSGENVAHSVICEEVDVNEFADLTDLDSYSTSSYTSSGNTSPVEYMQVYDNQSSGSSPEYCPQSGTMDQTLSLYHDQNGYHEQIIKNEMELDECSMQTFSSSETQRGETDDSKKSPKSANQSDPFLPPCRVCGQKASGFHYGANTCEACKGFFRRSIVKIIKKKETYKCSKDKNCPIGPGRRAMCAFCRYKKCLDIGMSQEAIKTGRYTYEKKFRDTKEVIQLRNKDLPNNNDSDLCGNETELLEFIESLIKIQEKLVPDFRKSFEPNTLLEQQKEIFTKYKEKQEMFGQMKSLPYDVYEEVYNETGLDLGNRFEKMGKIATSMEKNIRNIVEFVRLIPGYSQLSTKDQLQLIKSCFSDYWFLAAHKRINLELQVVCGSVNAHFDELLGLMHKDYLDEICQVTTKLQKCNMTIEEVTLLRAITLTAGDRCDLENPAKVEEIQWKLISFLRSLLKKSYDNPEQRLWQLFDIMTSLRNLESVAKNIHALRSKWAVMQDHPLVLDVIKCH, encoded by the exons aatggattttttaaaattctgtGATTTTGCTGTTTCTGGTGAAAATGTGGCGCATAGTGTTATTTGCGAAGAAGTCGATGTGAACGAATTTGCAGATTTAACCGATTTGGATTCGTACTCTACTTCAAGTTACACCTCCTCTGGGAATACGAGTCCAGTGGAATATATGCAAGTTTACGACAATCAGTCTTCTGGGAGTAGCCCCGAGTATTGTCCCCAGAGCGGCACCATGGACCAGACATTGAGCCTCTACCATGATCAAAATGGTTACCACGAGCagattattaaaaatgaaatggaATTGGATGAATGCAGTATGCAAACTTTCAGTTCAAGTGAAACCCAAAGAGGTGAAACTGATGACAGCAAAAAATCACCCAAGTCGGCTAATCAGTCTGATCCGTTTCTACCTCCGTGCAGAGTCTGTGGACAGAAAGCATCAGGGTTCCATTACGGTGCTAACACATGCGAGGCTTGCAAG GGATTCTTCAGAAGAAGCATTGTAAAGATAATCAAAAAGAAAGAAACTTACAAATGCAGCAAGGATAAAAACTGTCCCATTGGTCCCGGACGAAGGGCAATGTGTGCCTTCTGCAGATACAAGAAATGCTTAGATATTGGAATGTCACAAGAAG CTATCAAGACCGGACGTTACACATACGAGAAAAAGTTCAGGGATACAAAAGAAGTAATACAACTCCGTAACAAGGACCTTCCTAATAATAATGATTCGGATTTGTGTGGAAATGAAACAGAACTTTTGGAATTCATAGAAAGTCTCATTAAAATCCAGGAGAAGTTAGTCCCAGATTTCAGGAAAAGTTTCGAACCAAACACCTTACTTgaacaacaaaaagaaatattt ACAAAATACAAAGAAAAGCAAGAAATGTTTGGACAGATGAAATCTCTCCCATACGATGTTTATGAAGAAGTTTATAACGAGACTGGTTTGGATCTCGGAAATCGGTTTGAAAAAATGGGCAAGATAGCTACCAGTATGGAGAAAAATATTCGCAATATTGTAGAATTCGTCAGACTTATTCCTGGTTACTCTCAGCTATCTACAAAGGACCAACTTCAACTAATTAAAT caTGTTTTTCTGACTATTGGTTTTTGGCAGCACATAAAAGAATCAATTTAGAATTACAAGTGGTATGTGGTTCAGTTAACGCCCACTTTGATGAACTCCTTGGATTAATGCATAAAGATTATCTGGATGAGATTTGTCAAGTGACCACAAAACTACAGAAATGTAACATGACAATCGAGGAAGTCACCCTTCTGAGAGCAATTACCTTAACAGCTGGAG atcGTTGTGATTTGGAAAATCCAGCCAAAGTAGAAGAAATCCAATGGAAATTAATCAGTTTCTTGAGAAGTCTTTTAAAGAAATCTTATGACAATCCTGAGCAAAGACTTTGGCAGCTTTTTGATATTATGACCTCTTTAAGAAACTTAGAAAGTGTTGCTAAAAATATTCATGCACTTAGATCAAAATGGGCTGTTATGCAGGACCACCCATTGGTCTTAGATGTTATCAAATGTCATTAA
- the LOC143083619 gene encoding retinoic acid receptor beta-like isoform X1, whose translation MYTHYIFARMDFLKFCDFAVSGENVAHSVICEEVDVNEFADLTDLDSYSTSSYTSSGNTSPVEYMQVYDNQSSGSSPEYCPQSGTMDQTLSLYHDQNGYHEQIIKNEMELDECSMQTFSSSETQRGETDDSKKSPKSANQSDPFLPPCRVCGQKASGFHYGANTCEACKGFFRRSIVKIIKKKETYKCSKDKNCPIGPGRRAMCAFCRYKKCLDIGMSQEAIKTGRYTYEKKFRDTKEVIQLRNKDLPNNNDSDLCGNETELLEFIESLIKIQEKLVPDFRKSFEPNTLLEQQKEIFTKYKEKQEMFGQMKSLPYDVYEEVYNETGLDLGNRFEKMGKIATSMEKNIRNIVEFVRLIPGYSQLSTKDQLQLIKSCFSDYWFLAAHKRINLELQVVCGSVNAHFDELLGLMHKDYLDEICQVTTKLQKCNMTIEEVTLLRAITLTAGDRCDLENPAKVEEIQWKLISFLRSLLKKSYDNPEQRLWQLFDIMTSLRNLESVAKNIHALRSKWAVMQDHPLVLDVIKCH comes from the exons aatggattttttaaaattctgtGATTTTGCTGTTTCTGGTGAAAATGTGGCGCATAGTGTTATTTGCGAAGAAGTCGATGTGAACGAATTTGCAGATTTAACCGATTTGGATTCGTACTCTACTTCAAGTTACACCTCCTCTGGGAATACGAGTCCAGTGGAATATATGCAAGTTTACGACAATCAGTCTTCTGGGAGTAGCCCCGAGTATTGTCCCCAGAGCGGCACCATGGACCAGACATTGAGCCTCTACCATGATCAAAATGGTTACCACGAGCagattattaaaaatgaaatggaATTGGATGAATGCAGTATGCAAACTTTCAGTTCAAGTGAAACCCAAAGAGGTGAAACTGATGACAGCAAAAAATCACCCAAGTCGGCTAATCAGTCTGATCCGTTTCTACCTCCGTGCAGAGTCTGTGGACAGAAAGCATCAGGGTTCCATTACGGTGCTAACACATGCGAGGCTTGCAAG GGATTCTTCAGAAGAAGCATTGTAAAGATAATCAAAAAGAAAGAAACTTACAAATGCAGCAAGGATAAAAACTGTCCCATTGGTCCCGGACGAAGGGCAATGTGTGCCTTCTGCAGATACAAGAAATGCTTAGATATTGGAATGTCACAAGAAG CTATCAAGACCGGACGTTACACATACGAGAAAAAGTTCAGGGATACAAAAGAAGTAATACAACTCCGTAACAAGGACCTTCCTAATAATAATGATTCGGATTTGTGTGGAAATGAAACAGAACTTTTGGAATTCATAGAAAGTCTCATTAAAATCCAGGAGAAGTTAGTCCCAGATTTCAGGAAAAGTTTCGAACCAAACACCTTACTTgaacaacaaaaagaaatattt ACAAAATACAAAGAAAAGCAAGAAATGTTTGGACAGATGAAATCTCTCCCATACGATGTTTATGAAGAAGTTTATAACGAGACTGGTTTGGATCTCGGAAATCGGTTTGAAAAAATGGGCAAGATAGCTACCAGTATGGAGAAAAATATTCGCAATATTGTAGAATTCGTCAGACTTATTCCTGGTTACTCTCAGCTATCTACAAAGGACCAACTTCAACTAATTAAAT caTGTTTTTCTGACTATTGGTTTTTGGCAGCACATAAAAGAATCAATTTAGAATTACAAGTGGTATGTGGTTCAGTTAACGCCCACTTTGATGAACTCCTTGGATTAATGCATAAAGATTATCTGGATGAGATTTGTCAAGTGACCACAAAACTACAGAAATGTAACATGACAATCGAGGAAGTCACCCTTCTGAGAGCAATTACCTTAACAGCTGGAG atcGTTGTGATTTGGAAAATCCAGCCAAAGTAGAAGAAATCCAATGGAAATTAATCAGTTTCTTGAGAAGTCTTTTAAAGAAATCTTATGACAATCCTGAGCAAAGACTTTGGCAGCTTTTTGATATTATGACCTCTTTAAGAAACTTAGAAAGTGTTGCTAAAAATATTCATGCACTTAGATCAAAATGGGCTGTTATGCAGGACCACCCATTGGTCTTAGATGTTATCAAATGTCATTAA
- the LOC143083619 gene encoding retinoic acid receptor beta-like isoform X3 — translation MDFLKFCDFAVSGENVAHSVICEEVDVNEFADLTDLDSYSTSSYTSSGNTSPVEYMQVYDNQSSGSSPEYCPQSGTMDQTLSLYHDQNGYHEQIIKNEMELDECSMQTFSSSETQRGETDDSKKSPKSANQSDPFLPPCRVCGQKASGFHYGANTCEACKGFFRRSIVKIIKKKETYKCSKDKNCPIGPGRRAMCAFCRYKKCLDIGMSQEAIKTGRYTYEKKFRDTKEVIQLRNKDLPNNNDSDLCGNETELLEFIESLIKIQEKLVPDFRKSFEPNTLLEQQKEIFTKYKEKQEMFGQMKSLPYDVYEEVYNETGLDLGNRFEKMGKIATSMEKNIRNIVEFVRLIPGYSQLSTKDQLQLIKSCFSDYWFLAAHKRINLELQVVCGSVNAHFDELLGLMHKDYLDEICQVTTKLQKCNMTIEEVTLLRAITLTAGDRCDLENPAKVEEIQWKLISFLRSLLKKSYDNPEQRLWQLFDIMTSLRNLESVAKNIHALRSKWAVMQDHPLVLDVIKCH, via the exons atggattttttaaaattctgtGATTTTGCTGTTTCTGGTGAAAATGTGGCGCATAGTGTTATTTGCGAAGAAGTCGATGTGAACGAATTTGCAGATTTAACCGATTTGGATTCGTACTCTACTTCAAGTTACACCTCCTCTGGGAATACGAGTCCAGTGGAATATATGCAAGTTTACGACAATCAGTCTTCTGGGAGTAGCCCCGAGTATTGTCCCCAGAGCGGCACCATGGACCAGACATTGAGCCTCTACCATGATCAAAATGGTTACCACGAGCagattattaaaaatgaaatggaATTGGATGAATGCAGTATGCAAACTTTCAGTTCAAGTGAAACCCAAAGAGGTGAAACTGATGACAGCAAAAAATCACCCAAGTCGGCTAATCAGTCTGATCCGTTTCTACCTCCGTGCAGAGTCTGTGGACAGAAAGCATCAGGGTTCCATTACGGTGCTAACACATGCGAGGCTTGCAAG GGATTCTTCAGAAGAAGCATTGTAAAGATAATCAAAAAGAAAGAAACTTACAAATGCAGCAAGGATAAAAACTGTCCCATTGGTCCCGGACGAAGGGCAATGTGTGCCTTCTGCAGATACAAGAAATGCTTAGATATTGGAATGTCACAAGAAG CTATCAAGACCGGACGTTACACATACGAGAAAAAGTTCAGGGATACAAAAGAAGTAATACAACTCCGTAACAAGGACCTTCCTAATAATAATGATTCGGATTTGTGTGGAAATGAAACAGAACTTTTGGAATTCATAGAAAGTCTCATTAAAATCCAGGAGAAGTTAGTCCCAGATTTCAGGAAAAGTTTCGAACCAAACACCTTACTTgaacaacaaaaagaaatattt ACAAAATACAAAGAAAAGCAAGAAATGTTTGGACAGATGAAATCTCTCCCATACGATGTTTATGAAGAAGTTTATAACGAGACTGGTTTGGATCTCGGAAATCGGTTTGAAAAAATGGGCAAGATAGCTACCAGTATGGAGAAAAATATTCGCAATATTGTAGAATTCGTCAGACTTATTCCTGGTTACTCTCAGCTATCTACAAAGGACCAACTTCAACTAATTAAAT caTGTTTTTCTGACTATTGGTTTTTGGCAGCACATAAAAGAATCAATTTAGAATTACAAGTGGTATGTGGTTCAGTTAACGCCCACTTTGATGAACTCCTTGGATTAATGCATAAAGATTATCTGGATGAGATTTGTCAAGTGACCACAAAACTACAGAAATGTAACATGACAATCGAGGAAGTCACCCTTCTGAGAGCAATTACCTTAACAGCTGGAG atcGTTGTGATTTGGAAAATCCAGCCAAAGTAGAAGAAATCCAATGGAAATTAATCAGTTTCTTGAGAAGTCTTTTAAAGAAATCTTATGACAATCCTGAGCAAAGACTTTGGCAGCTTTTTGATATTATGACCTCTTTAAGAAACTTAGAAAGTGTTGCTAAAAATATTCATGCACTTAGATCAAAATGGGCTGTTATGCAGGACCACCCATTGGTCTTAGATGTTATCAAATGTCATTAA